The region GGCTGCAGCAAGGCAGCCACACACACCGCGAAATTGCTGCTCACTTCGGCGTCTCCGTGCTCACGGTGACTTCTTGGAGTGCTCGGCTCAGAAAGAAGGGAAGCTTGCAAGCGACGGTCAGCTCTGGTCGTCCTGCTCGGCTGACTGAGTCTCAGCACGACCAGCTTCGCACCCTCCTGCGGGAGGGTGCTCTGCAGCATGGGTTTCCTGACGAAACTTGGACGACAAAACGCGTGGCAGAGCTGATCGGGCGGCACTTCGAGGTGTGGTACCACCATGATCACGTCCGTAAAATCCTACGAAAGTTGGGGTTCAGCCCACAGATGCCAGATGGGCGGGCTGCTGAGCGGAACGAACTTCGGATTGCATCCTGGCGGGAACAGGTGCTCCCGGAGTTGGAAAAAAAAGGTCGCTG is a window of Deinococcus sp. Marseille-Q6407 DNA encoding:
- a CDS encoding transposase, translating into MEWQPNQYSRAQLEERRLAATEWLQQGSHTHREIAAHFGVSVLTVTSWSARLRKKGSLQATVSSGRPARLTESQHDQLRTLLREGALQHGFPDETWTTKRVAELIGRHFEVWYHHDHVRKILRKLGFSPQMPDGRAAERNELRIASWREQVLPELEKKGR